A stretch of DNA from Oceanidesulfovibrio indonesiensis:
GACGGTCACCCCGCCATAATCAGATGATGCGGTTGGTCTTGAGATCGCGCAGGAAGCCGCCCCAGCGACGCTCGTAGAACGGCGTGATGTGCTCCGTAATAAAGTGGCTGATGCCCTTTTCACCGTTTTTCACCTGGCAGATATCTATCGGCTCATCGCCCGGCAGCGTGTCGGTTGCCACGCTTCCTGCGGCCTGGATGATGTCGTCGATATCGCCGTCGGCTTCAATACCAATCAGCAGCACGGGCTGTTCGTCCGCCTGCTCTTTAATAGAGCAGAGGAACGCGCGCCTGACGGGCTTGAGCGTTTTGAACAGCGTCGTCAGGGAATCAAACATCTGCGCGGGCAGTTCGGCCACTTCAGACAGCAGCAGTGTTTCGCCCCCTTCCAGCACTTCCTGCGTGCTGAGCGGGTTACCCGCT
This window harbors:
- the sseB gene encoding enhanced serine sensitivity protein SseB, with the protein product MLEQAATEPAHRPAFFRTLLESTVWVTGTAAEGEQVVEDSALDLLHWEKDDGTSVIPFFTSLEALQEAVEDEQAFVVMPVRTLFEMTLGQTLFLNARLPTGKEFTPREISHLIGEAGNPLSTQEVLEGGETLLLSEVAELPAQMFDSLTTLFKTLKPVRRAFLCSIKEQADEQPVLLIGIEADGDIDDIIQAAGSVATDTLPGDEPIDICQVKNGEKGISHFITEHITPFYERRWGGFLRDLKTNRII